One window of Vicia villosa cultivar HV-30 ecotype Madison, WI unplaced genomic scaffold, Vvil1.0 ctg.000053F_1_1_3, whole genome shotgun sequence genomic DNA carries:
- the LOC131623167 gene encoding rust resistance kinase Lr10-like: MAVSCGGLIILITFVILICVFVYDFPARGLCPIQSDNFCGFIFNESSNLYEYGCANPSFQVICENNKSVIYINYGQHYANAIIASNSSSAFSYIITGVSPDYCPIINSYSLPYENVSFFTNSREYKTIMRCKKPVDDFGYMDISSEMCGGGIDDEEKQYSYLYDVHGFFEPSVANIGESCRIDMKIMMSRFDGEVKCSTNKKCGYPESHSEYLNGVEIRWRPLRCVEDSDWYREVEQRLPLRCMLADAALTCLAIGGILIPWFLVKCVFGSPVVVAILILICKWRKKHLSIYDTVEDFIQSHNNFIPTRYSYSQIKSMTKHFKHELGKGAYGSVYEGELRSKRKVAVKVLTKPQTNGQDFINEVATIGRIRHVNVVQLIGFCAERTKQALVYEFMPNGSLDKHTFSQEQGNTSSLNYHKIYDISLRIARGIQYLHLGCDIQIIHFDIKPHNILLDENFDPKISDFGLAKLYQIDQSILTLTAPRETLGYMAPGLLYKNIGSVSHKADVFSFGMMLMEMEGRKKNKNYIENCWQDYFAKWIYDQFEETIDTNNGTEEEKNIAMKMIVIALKCIQMKPDDRPSMNEVIEMLERDEVPQHLPLDPQSMLTWQTMSTDANAFDDN, encoded by the exons ATGGCTGTGTCGTGCGGGGGACTAATCATTTTGATTACCTTTGTTATTTTGATATGTGTGTTTGTCTATGATTTTCCCGCACGTGGTTTATGCCCAATTCAATCAGATAATTTTTGCGGATTCATATTCAACGAATCTTCAAATCTATATGAATATGGGTGTGCGAATCCAAGTTTCCAAGTAATATGTGAAAACAATAAATCGGTAATTTACATCAACTATGGACAACATTATGCTAACGCCATTATAGCTTCTAACTCATCCTCCGCCTTCAGTTACATCATTACCGGAGTTAGTCCTGATTACTGCCCTATCATCAATTCCTATTCTCTTCCTTACGAAAACGTCTCATTCTTCACGAATTCTCGGGAATACAAAACAATTATGAGATGCAAAAAACCGGTAGATGATTTTGGTTATATGGATATTTCTTCAGAGATGTGTGGTGGTGGAATTGATGATGAGGAAAAGCAATATTCTTATTTATATGATGTTCATGGTTTTTTTGAACCAAGTGTGGCAAACATAGGAGAGTCTTGCAGAATAGATATGAAGATAATGATGAGTAGGTTTGATGGAGAGGTGAAATGTAGTACTAATAAAAAGTGTGGGTATCCAGAAAGTCACAGTGAATATCTGAATGGAGTTGAGATTCGTTGGCGACCATTACGATGTGTGGAAGACAGTGACTGGTACCGGGAAGTGGAACAACGATTGCCACTCCGCTGCATGCTCGCCGATGCAGCGCTCACCTGTCTTGCCATTGGAGGGATTC TGATCCCGTGGTTTCTTGTAAAATGTGTTTTTGGGTCGCCCGTTGTTGTTgctatattgatattgatatgtaAATGGAGAAAAAAGCATCTATCCATATATGACACGGTTGAAGATTTTATCCAAAGTCATAATAATTTCATACCTACCAGATACTCTTACTCTCAAATCAAGTCGATGACCAAGCATTTTAAGCATGAGTTGGGTAAAGGGGCTTATGGTTCTGTCTATGAAGGAGAACTTCGCAGCAAACGCAAAGTAGCTGTTAAGGTATTGACTAAACCCCAAACCAATGGACAAGACTTTATCAATGAAGTTGCAACCATTGGAAGGATTCGTCATGTTAATGTGGTGCAACTAATTGGATTTTGTGCTGAAAGAACAAAACAAGCTCTGGTCTACGAGTTCATGCCTAATGGTTCTCTCGATAAACATACGTTTTCACAAGAGCAAGGAAACACATCTTCATTAAACTACCATAAAATCTACGACATTTCTCTTCGAATTGCTCGAGGAATACAATATCTACACCTAGGTTGTGACATACAAATCATACACTTCGATATTAAACCACATAACATTCTTCTTGATGAAAATTTTGACCCAAAGATATCAGATTTTGGTTTGGCAAAATTATATCAAATAGATCAAAGCATTTTAACTTTAACAGCTCCAAGAGAAACATTGGGTTACATGGCTCCTGGGCTATTGTACAAGAACATCGGAAGCGTATCTCACAAAGCTGACGTTTTTAGTTTTGGAATGATGCTAATGGAAATGGAAGGtagaaaaaagaacaaaaattatATAGAGAATTGTTGGCAAGACTACTTTGCTAAATGGATTTATGATCAATTTGAGGAAACAATAGATACAAACAACGGAACAGAAGAGGAAAAGAATATTGCAATGAAGATGATTGTGATTGCCTTGAAATGCATACAAATGAAACCAGACGATCGTCCATCAATGAATGAAGTGATAGAAATGCTTGAAAGAGATGAAGTGCCTCAACACCTTCCACTTGATCCACAGTCTATGTTAACCTGGCAGACCATGTCAACAGATGCAAATGCATTTGATGACAACTAA